TTTCACTACCTACATCTCGCAGTTACACAGCACTCTGCCCATCTACTTCAAAAACTTTATTAGAGCAGAAAATAATACCATAGGATTGGCTGAAACTACCATTAGCGCCCTATATGCTTGGCATCTTATCTTAGCCGTTATTTGCCAATTCCCGATTGCTAGAGCCTTAAAAAGCTTTTCTCACACACTAGCACTGACCATTTCTGCCATTTTGTGGGCAATTGGTTTCGGCTGCGTTTGGATGACAGCGATCGCCCCACATTATCATCTCGTTTGGGTAAGCTTGGCGTTGACAGTATTTGCCTTAGCATTAGTTTCCTATACTCCTTTTGCTGCCTCTTTAGTCACCGATTTAGCCCCAGAAACCCAACGTGGGGTCTATTTCTCCATCAATTCCCTCTGCTGGGCTTTGGGTCATTTTGTTGGTTCTCCTTTAGGCGGTTGGGCACTAGATCGATCGCGAATCATTGCTGATAACTTCTGGTTCGGTTTTTCTTTGAGTGTCTTAATTCCTATTGTGATTTTGCAATATCTCAACAAAATTTTATCTAGCGAATAAGTTTAGATTATAAATTTGTAAATACTTACTATTTATAATTTTCTGAAATTATAAATATAAGACTAACTTAATATGGCGATGGTACAAATATTTTACTAATTAAGTAGCTGGTAATTATACCCAAGCACGAGCTTCTTTACACTATAAAATTCAACCAATAATATTTTTTATTAATTAATGATAATCATAGAAATTCCCAATAATTGTAGTTATCAATTATTGAGCTAAATATTGTTTACTTTTACTATGGGTAGTTAAATTTCACTGCGGTAATCATAAAATTCTCAGAAAATTCAACTGGGAAGCATTTATCTTCAGCAGACACCATACTACATAAATCTGACTTTTGAGTTCAGTATTTTGAAACTCAATTAGTTTGATTTTTGAATCTTCTTGTATTTAATTCAAATTGATTTGTGAGGATTTGCTATGAAAGTAAATCTACTAGCTTATGCTGGTGGGCTAAGTTTTTTATATTTTATTGCTGGATTATCGCCAGTACAAGCAAAATCTGATTCAGCAGAGACTGTAGATAATATCAAAACTTTAAATTCTGCTGCTCAGGCAGCAGAATTTAAAAGCAATTTTGCCCATAGCAGCTTTTCTCAGCCTACGAAACTAATAAGTAATTCTGGGAGAAAACCACTAGATGCACGTACTGCAAATCAAGTAAATTCTTCACCCCAGCTATTAGCATCTGATGCTATAGAACAGGTCACATCTGTATCGCAACTTTCCGATGTACAACCTACAGACTGGGCTTTTGCTGCCTTACAATCTCTGGTTGAACGCTATGGTTGTATTGCTGGGTATCCCAACAGCACCTATCGAGGGAACCGCGCTCTGACTCGTTATGAATTTGCCGCTGGTTTAAATGCTTGTCTCAATAGAATTAACGAGCTAATTGCTACTGCAACCAGCGATTTAGTTACCAAAGAAGATTTAAATACCTTACAAAAACTGCAAGAACAATTTTCTGCCGAACTAAGTACATTGAGAGGTAGAGTAGATGCTTTGGAAAGTCGCACGGCTGAATTAGAAGCACATCAGTTTTCTACAACTACCAAGCTGAATGGTGAAGCAATTATCTCAGCCATTGGTGCTACAGGTGGTGCGCCGGGTCGAAACGATCCTAATATTATTCTGACAAACCGAGTGCGATTAAACCTCAACACTAGCTTTACAGGTAAAGACTTACTCATCACTGGGTTGCAAGCTCATAACTTTTTAGGTGGTGTAGATGGCAGTGGTAGCTTGCAAGAGTCTCTGGGGTTAGCATCACCCGTACTCAGTGCTAGCAGCGCGCGGACTAGTTTTGAACCACAATTTCCAGGCGTCGATCCGAAGAATTTATCCAATGTTGGCGCAAACTCTCTTCAGCTTTACAAATTGCTTTATATCTTTCCCGTCGCTGATAAATTGACTTTATTTGCGGGGACTGCTGCTGAAGTTTCCGATGCTTTTCCCGCCATCACTCCTTTTTATGGTGAAGGACAAGAGGCAATTTCTCGCTTTGCTGGCTTGAACCCTGTATTACGTGTATCTGGCGGTACTTCCGGTTCTGGTTTAGCATCTGCGGCTGGCTTTATTTATAGTTTTTCTCCGCAACTAGATCTTAGAGCTTTGTATGGTAGTGTTAATGCCAATCTTCCCAGTAAAGCAGGCGACATTCTTCCAGGCGTTTCAAATACCCCCTTGGGAGCAGGGGTGTTTAGCGGTAGTAGTGTAGTTGCAGCTCAGTTGACTTTTAGACCCAGCAGTTCGTTAGATATTGGTCTGAACTATGCTAACAGCTATCATGAAATCAACATTTTGGGCACTGGATTAACAAGTAGTGATATTGGTGCTTTAGGAGGAGTAGCTTTAGGCACACCTGTAAAACTTAACTCCTTTGGTGGGACTGTCACCTGGCGCTTTTCTCCCAAGATTGCATTATCTGGCTATGGTGCAGCGCTGTTTGTTGATGATTCTTCGCGAGATGTTGATGCTGGTACAACCTTTACTAGTTGGATGGTAGGCGTTCATTTTAACGATCTATTCAGGCCTGGAAACAATGCCGGTATTATCTTTGGACAACCACTCTATCGTACTGATGCTAGTGGTGCAGCCCAATTAGCACCTGCGGGTGTGAATAGAGCAGTTCCTTACCATTTAGAGGCTTACTACCGCTTTCGGGTAAATGACAATATTAGTATTACCCCTGGTGCATTTGTTTTGTTTAATCCTGAAGGCGACAGCAGAAATGAAACAACAACGGTAGGGGTGCTGCGTACTACTTTCACTTTCTAGGGCATGAGTTATGGGGGAGGCAGTGCGTTGCGGTGAGTCCAGCACTGCGGGAGGGTTTCCCTCCGCAGGTGACTGGCGAACCCGGAGGGAGGTCTCCTCCGTTGTAGCAACTGCCGTCATTGGGCATTGGGTATTCTCTGCATCTTTGCGTCTCTTTGTCCCGCTTGACCCCAAACCTAGTACTTTCTATCGCCGACGTTGTTGTAACTTACGATAAACAGCCTTGAGATCGGTTTGATGATGAGCTAAAGCGACGAGAGTATGATAGAGCAAATCTGCAACTTCCCCAGCAATGGCATCCGCATCATCATCCTTAAACGCCATTACGACCTCAGCAGTCTCTTCACCCAGCTTTTTCAAAATTTTGTTATCGCCGCCTGCAAATAACTGACAAGTATAAGAATTTTCTGTGGGGCGATCGCGGCGATCGCATATTACCTGAAATAATTGTGAAAGTGTATCTCCTGGTGGCGGCACTATTTGTCCATCAACTTGATGAAAGCAACTACGCTCACCAGTGTGACAAGCTATATCTCCTACTTGCTCTATCCCGATCAGGAGCGCATCACTATCACAGTCATAACGAATACTTTGCACTTTCTGAATATGACTAGAAGTTGCTCCTTTATGCCACAATTCCTGACGGGAACGACTCCAAAACCAAGTTTCTCCAGTTTCTAAAGTTTTTTGTAAAGACTCCCGATTCATCCACGCCATCATCAAGACCGTGCCATCAAGATAATCTTGGACGATCGCTGGCACTAGACCTCGTTCATCATAGCGAATTTTATCAATAGGAATGGCGTGGTGGAGTGAATGAGGTTCTGTGGAAGGCATACCAGCTAACTTTTTTAGTGAGAATGATTGCTTGATTCACGATACCATTCTCAATAGGGTATCTGGTATGCTTTTTGCAATTGTGGCTGATTATCTAACTTTAAACAAAAGCATTTTTATCCATAGCAGACTGCATCTTCACAGCACTTAAAGCTACTTGATGAGCCTTTGTTGCTTCACCATACCAATGAACTGCTGAGTTAAAAGCCGCCCGGTAAAGATCTTGGTATGCTTCCGAAAATCGAGTCCGAATCTCTAAAGGCAATTCTTGATTGGACTTATATAACATATTGTTATTTTTATGGTTCAGGTAATTCTATACGATAGAAGTTCTAAGCAGTTTTTAACCCTATCCTGAGATAGACCTTTTTATTGCCACTGATTTAGGAGAGAACCTTGGTAAATACGACGATTAAAACGACAAAATCACAAGAGATCTTCGCTGCTGCCCAAAATCTCATGCCAGGAGGCGTAAGTTCTCCAGTTCGCGCATTCAAATCAGTAGGGGGACAACCAATTGTTTTCGATCGCGTTAAAGGCGCATACATTTGGGATGTCGATGGCAACCAATACATTGACTATGTAGGTACTTGGGGCCCTGCCATTTGCGGTCACGCCCATCCAGAAGTGATTGGGGCTCTCCATGAAGCCTTGGAAAAAGGTACTAGCTTTGGTGCGCCTTCTGTACTAGAAAATGTCTTAGCAGAAATGGTCATTGATGCTGTTCCTAGCATTGAAATGGTCAGATTTGTAAATTCTGGTACAGAAGCTTGTATGGCTGTGTTGCGGCTGATGCGGGCTTTTACAAACAGAGACAAAATCATCAAATTTGAAGGCTGCTACCACGGTCATGCTGATATGTTCTTGGTGAAGGCTGGATCTGGTGTTGCGACCCTCGGCTTACCAGACTCGCCAGGAGTACCAAAATCGGCAACTAGCAATACTCTCACTGCGCCTTTCAATGACTTGGAAGCTGTCAAAGCCTTATTTGAGGAAAACCGCGATGAGATTGCTGGTGTAATTTTAGAGCCTGTTGTAGGCAATGCTGGGTTTATTACTCCCGATGCTGGTTTCCTTGAAGGGTTAAGAGAACTTACTCACGAACATGGAGCGTTATTAGTCTTTGACGAAGTGATGACAGGCTTCCGTATAGCCTATGGTGGCGCTCAAGAGAAATTTGGCGTTACTCCCGATTTGACCACCTTGGGTAAAGTGATTGGTGGCGGTTTACCAGTAGGAGCCTATGGCGGCCGTCGGGATATCATGTCAATGGTGGCACCAGCTGGCCCTGTGTATCAAGCAGGAACTCTTTCGGGTAATCCTTTAGCAATGACGGCGGGAATTAAAACCCTAGAATTGTTGCAAAAACCAGGCACTTACGAGTACTTGGAAAAAATTACTCAAAAGCTAGCGGATGGCTTACTGCAAATTGCTCAAGAAACCGGTCACGCAGCTTGTGGTGGTCATATTAGCGCCATGTTTGGTTTATTTTTTACTGCTGGCCCAGTCCATAACTACGAGGATGCAAAAAACTCCGATACTGCAAAATTCGGACGCTTCCATCGCGGTATGCTAGAGCGCGGTATTTACCTAGCACCTTCTCAGTTTGAAGCTGGATTTACTTCTTGCGCTCACACTGAAGAGGATATCGATCGGACTTTAGCTGTAGCACGGGATGTGCTGTCTAGCTTGTAAGCTACTAATAGTCTTTTTGCTAAAAATTGGCGATCGCTTCTAACAAGAGTTAGTCATTACTCACATTTTCGTGACAGTTCAGGTATCGTGTTGACCGTTATCCTGCCCAGCACCTAAATTCTGAGCTAATAGCACAAGTCTACTCAAGTGGACTGAAACATTAGTTTTGGCATAAATTCTAAGGTGGGACAACAACCAAGCACGAGTTTGAACTAGCTGAGTAATGACAAGCCAATAAGAGGTAGGTTTGTCAATTTTTAGCAGCCATAACTTTTCTTGAGAATCGGGAATAACTATCCAAATAAGCTAAAAAATGTTAAATTAATCAAAATACATAATAATTAACGCTAAACCACCCTGAAATTTTAAGCTATAAAAAGTTGTATAAATACTTGCAAAATATTTAAAGCTATTTCAGTAAATACTTGTAGAAGTTAAGTATAAGTAACGATAGTAGATTTACGAGTGTATCAGATCGGCCATATTGCAACTTTAGGAATTCTTCAAAGGTTTTCCAGCAAAAATTACCTGGCACAAGTTGACTTTAGCTCACCATAATGATGGGAGTAGCGTAAGGCTACCTATCATTATTTATGCAGCGAGTTGACAGTGCATGAGCTATTGCTTAAATCCTACCTGTCCCCATCCAGAAAATTTGGCACATAGCCACCAGTGCCAGTCGTGTGGCTCGCAACTCCTTTTGAGCGATCGCTATCAAGTGGTCAAACCATTAGGTCAAGGTGGCTTTGGTGCAACCTTCTTAGCAAACGATCTAGGTTTACCCGGAGAGCCAAGCTGTGTGATTAAGCAGTTGCGTCCCTCAGTAACTGCACCACACGTTTTACAGATGGCGCGAGAACTATTTGAGCGAGAAGCCAAAACTCTAGGTAAGATTGGCAATCATCCTCAATTGCCAAGACTGCTGGACTACTTTGAAGATCAACAGCAATTTTACTTAGTTCAAGAATATATCAGCGGTGCTACTCTGCAACAAGAAGTTCAACGTAATGGTAACTTTACGGAAGCTGGAGTCAAACAGTTCTTAAGTGAAATCTTGCCATTGCTGCAATATATCCACGAGCAAAAGGTAATTCACCGCGATATCAAACCAGCTAACTTGATTCGCCGCACTCAAGATGCGCGAATGGTGCTGATCGACTTTGGTGCAGTCAAAAACCAAGTCGCCCAGGTAATACCCGGTCAATCTGAGCCAACAGCATTAACTGCATATGCAATTGGGACTCCTGGTTTTGCACCTCCAGAGCAAATGGCAATGCGTCCAGTTTACGCGAGTGATATCTACGCACTAGGAGTTACTTGTATTTATCTGTTGACTGGTAAGACTCCTAAAGATTTAGAATACAATCCCTCAACAGGTGAAATGATTTGGGAACCACTTGTACAAGTGAGCGATCACTTAACGAGCGTGCTGCGGAAAATGTTAGAAGTTTCAGTACGCAACCGTTACAAGTCAGCCCAAGAAGTGCTTCGGGGGCTAGAAATGGAACCTTACCTCGATAGTTTGGCTAAGGGGCTGCTGGTAAAGGGTGATGGGGGGGTTAAAGACCCAACAAACGCGATCGCTAATTCTGCTGTTTTGTCTGATGGTTCGGCTGTTAATTCTACTAATACAGGAGTAGCACAGGTAGCAGCAGCAATTCGAGCTAGGCGAGCTAAGACAACTGAAAGTGTGGGATTGCATCAAGGAGGAATGCGCCCCAAGGTTTTGATGACAAAACCAGCAATTTTGGAGAGCAATAATAGTAATGGCTCACAAAATCAGAATTCTAAAGTTGTACGTAAATTAAATACCCAAGGTTTACTAACTGCTTACCTCAAAGGCAGACGAGATTTTGCCCTATATAATTTGAGTATGTTAAACCTGCAAGGCACAGATTTATCAGGAGCAAATTTCCATTCTGCGCAATTGCAAAAAACTAACTTTCAAGGAGCCGATCTCCACGACAGCGACTTTGGCAGAGCTAGCCTGACTGAAGCTAATCTTAGGGATGCTAACCTGAGTAAGGCTTACTTTAGTAATGCCGATCTAGAAGGAGCAGATCTGAGAGGTGCTGACCTCAGCCATGCTTATCTCAGCAATGCTAATCTTAGAGGAGCTAATCTTTGTGGAGCGATTCTCACTGGTGCCAAAATTACCGAAGAGCAATTGTTACTAGCAAAGACGAATTGGATGACAGTGCGCCCTAATGGTAAAAGAGGCTTGTTGTAATTAATAGTTGAGATTTGGGATCTCTAAATTTTAGGTAGTTGAAAATTTTTAATTCAACATCAAGCATTTTTTCAGAGCGATCGCAGCGCTCTCTAATCTCTTCAAAGATGGGTATGTTGAATATTTACAGCTAAAACCGCTGTGACAAAACTCTAGGGCTGAGGGTGTGGTAGTTATCTTGCTTGAAAGCACAATTGCCCAATATTAAATTTTGCCATCACGATATAGCAAAGCCATACCGTTATTTTGTATATTTTAACAATTTTATAAGAAAATTTTAATATTTCTAAGTTGTTAAAATTTGACAATCATAATTTACAATAAAAAACAAACCGTCACAATAATTTTTTATAAAAACTTTTGATGACATTTATGGTTGCTACCACCTAGAAAACTTAGAGCTAAAAAATCAAAAGTTTCTATGCTCTTAAGCGGTTCTTTGTTTAGGTAGTAGCAGTAAGTAAATTATTTTCATAGCTGAGACGAAATATTAATGAACGAAATCAGCAGATCGCATTTTTTGCCCGTTAAAGGCTCATCTATGATGGTTGAGTTACAAGGAAAAGAATTACAACAAAGATTAAGTTTATTTCAAGTATTTCTCAAGTTATATGAACAACATGGCAGCCTTTTAGATGACATCCTTCAGCTAGAGAATTTAACTCAGACATCATTGGCAACAAAGCAAGGTTACATACAAGGTGTCATAGATGGTTGTAGTGTTTATGTAATTACTAATTTATGCGATAACAAAACCCAAAGTTTACAGCAGCCACAGCAAATATGGACTATAGGTAGAGATGAAAGCAATGGGATCTATATTGCCGATCGCTATCTAT
The genomic region above belongs to Calothrix sp. NIES-2098 and contains:
- a CDS encoding phosphoribosyl-AMP cyclohydrolase; translated protein: MPSTEPHSLHHAIPIDKIRYDERGLVPAIVQDYLDGTVLMMAWMNRESLQKTLETGETWFWSRSRQELWHKGATSSHIQKVQSIRYDCDSDALLIGIEQVGDIACHTGERSCFHQVDGQIVPPPGDTLSQLFQVICDRRDRPTENSYTCQLFAGGDNKILKKLGEETAEVVMAFKDDDADAIAGEVADLLYHTLVALAHHQTDLKAVYRKLQQRRR
- a CDS encoding pentapeptide repeat-containing serine/threonine kinase: MSYCLNPTCPHPENLAHSHQCQSCGSQLLLSDRYQVVKPLGQGGFGATFLANDLGLPGEPSCVIKQLRPSVTAPHVLQMARELFEREAKTLGKIGNHPQLPRLLDYFEDQQQFYLVQEYISGATLQQEVQRNGNFTEAGVKQFLSEILPLLQYIHEQKVIHRDIKPANLIRRTQDARMVLIDFGAVKNQVAQVIPGQSEPTALTAYAIGTPGFAPPEQMAMRPVYASDIYALGVTCIYLLTGKTPKDLEYNPSTGEMIWEPLVQVSDHLTSVLRKMLEVSVRNRYKSAQEVLRGLEMEPYLDSLAKGLLVKGDGGVKDPTNAIANSAVLSDGSAVNSTNTGVAQVAAAIRARRAKTTESVGLHQGGMRPKVLMTKPAILESNNSNGSQNQNSKVVRKLNTQGLLTAYLKGRRDFALYNLSMLNLQGTDLSGANFHSAQLQKTNFQGADLHDSDFGRASLTEANLRDANLSKAYFSNADLEGADLRGADLSHAYLSNANLRGANLCGAILTGAKITEEQLLLAKTNWMTVRPNGKRGLL
- a CDS encoding S-layer region-like protein, which encodes MKVNLLAYAGGLSFLYFIAGLSPVQAKSDSAETVDNIKTLNSAAQAAEFKSNFAHSSFSQPTKLISNSGRKPLDARTANQVNSSPQLLASDAIEQVTSVSQLSDVQPTDWAFAALQSLVERYGCIAGYPNSTYRGNRALTRYEFAAGLNACLNRINELIATATSDLVTKEDLNTLQKLQEQFSAELSTLRGRVDALESRTAELEAHQFSTTTKLNGEAIISAIGATGGAPGRNDPNIILTNRVRLNLNTSFTGKDLLITGLQAHNFLGGVDGSGSLQESLGLASPVLSASSARTSFEPQFPGVDPKNLSNVGANSLQLYKLLYIFPVADKLTLFAGTAAEVSDAFPAITPFYGEGQEAISRFAGLNPVLRVSGGTSGSGLASAAGFIYSFSPQLDLRALYGSVNANLPSKAGDILPGVSNTPLGAGVFSGSSVVAAQLTFRPSSSLDIGLNYANSYHEINILGTGLTSSDIGALGGVALGTPVKLNSFGGTVTWRFSPKIALSGYGAALFVDDSSRDVDAGTTFTSWMVGVHFNDLFRPGNNAGIIFGQPLYRTDASGAAQLAPAGVNRAVPYHLEAYYRFRVNDNISITPGAFVLFNPEGDSRNETTTVGVLRTTFTF
- a CDS encoding ChaB family protein, whose protein sequence is MLYKSNQELPLEIRTRFSEAYQDLYRAAFNSAVHWYGEATKAHQVALSAVKMQSAMDKNAFV
- a CDS encoding glutamate-1-semialdehyde aminotransferase; protein product: MVNTTIKTTKSQEIFAAAQNLMPGGVSSPVRAFKSVGGQPIVFDRVKGAYIWDVDGNQYIDYVGTWGPAICGHAHPEVIGALHEALEKGTSFGAPSVLENVLAEMVIDAVPSIEMVRFVNSGTEACMAVLRLMRAFTNRDKIIKFEGCYHGHADMFLVKAGSGVATLGLPDSPGVPKSATSNTLTAPFNDLEAVKALFEENRDEIAGVILEPVVGNAGFITPDAGFLEGLRELTHEHGALLVFDEVMTGFRIAYGGAQEKFGVTPDLTTLGKVIGGGLPVGAYGGRRDIMSMVAPAGPVYQAGTLSGNPLAMTAGIKTLELLQKPGTYEYLEKITQKLADGLLQIAQETGHAACGGHISAMFGLFFTAGPVHNYEDAKNSDTAKFGRFHRGMLERGIYLAPSQFEAGFTSCAHTEEDIDRTLAVARDVLSSL